A genomic stretch from Flavobacterium humidisoli includes:
- a CDS encoding type IX secretion system membrane protein PorP/SprF — MKKLLLFITLFYGLSNVLYSQNASEDGVVSFSLPIRNSLKFNRYLINPTFSFVRESNPYVSFYNKRQWTQFDDAPNTYLFNYSGRFRENEAFAVGLFQQNYGLMTVFGGVANFAHNIVLEEDSNLTFGLNAGIYQSGINTGKIISDDSTILTGDFPKSTLLTVNPGINYGTAFLDFGLAINNLVLYNFGSGMVKEDPERAIQLHAMYTGYIDNYGFFDRSKFSGLVRTEIKKDKTVISGLGMLALQQGVWAQVGYNTLYGVSAGLGVNISPSIAIEYNYERGMGNFSNLGGSHEFAIAYKFKNRNYYYGDDEEGSLIDPSKPKSVPAKPKSEATQVNRTEIAEKNRLAAEAKAKADAEAKQARLAAAEKVRADAEAAAKAKLEADNKAKADAEAVKIRLAAEAKAKADAAAAARAQTAAANKAVAETQKTQAQLAADKARADAEERRIKLAADNKARVDAAAAARAQAAANKSGAVEQKTPEQLAADKAQADAEALKIKLAADAKAKADAEALQAKLVAADKAKADAEAAKAKAAAANAAAPTQQKTAAQLAIERARANSEAAAKMRLAAAEKVKADAEAARQARLAAAEKTKADAEAARLKLIEDNKAKADAAEAKRKADAKAKAEAADMQSILAADAKAKADSDALQARLAAEAKAKAASEVKTKASIDAANKAKAAADAKAKAAEEAALKEKLAADAKAKADEEARQALIAAEAKAKADAEALKIKQAEDARQAQLAAEAKAKADAEALQAKLVADAKAKADAEAAAKAKLEADAKAKADAEAEKVRLAAEAKAQADAEAEKARLAADAKAKADMEALQAKLIADARVKADAEATAKAKADAEAEKARLAAEAKAKADAEALQAKLAADAKAKADAEALQAKLAADAKAKADAEALQAKQAAEEKAKVEEEARQAKLAADAKAKADAEALQAKLAADAKAKADAEALQAKLAADAKAKADAEALQAKQAAEEKAKVEEEARQAKLAADAKAKADAEALQAKLAADAKAKADMEALQAKLLADAKVKADAEATAKAKADAEAKKLQEEENARQAKLAADAKAKADAEALKAQQAAEEKARIEEEARQAKLAADAKAKADADALQAKLAADAKAKADAEALQAKLAADAKAKADMEALQAKLLADAKAKADAEATEKLKAEEETRLLREEEERQAKLAADKAKADAAAAALAAKAKDDTGKAIENLTQSVESTSTVQTDLLAQFKATVANKQKDLNDLKEENDLSEKGIYKEPKPFKSVAAENSQIEALKVQIADANNSMKNEIAKLTNLYNERLKKFPKEDPLNKAYLEKINELKAAQLKMEREGAALIADLERIKTDTEVERKRRIKRAAYENDEGRYAQDLAALKRIKETTKVSSTPLKANDFDFGEEQSNMQIIKNIKNSDSGYYLILAVHSSVEKRDEFLTKAVAAGLTDVNFFYNVTTSKYYIYYEKYDGLQEATKALEAKGSKPYNGRMAVVKIEN; from the coding sequence ATGAAGAAACTTTTACTATTCATCACGTTATTTTACGGTTTATCTAATGTACTCTATTCTCAAAACGCAAGTGAGGATGGAGTTGTTTCGTTTTCATTACCTATTAGAAATTCTTTGAAGTTCAATAGATATTTAATTAACCCGACATTCAGTTTTGTTAGAGAATCAAATCCATATGTAAGTTTTTATAACAAAAGACAATGGACGCAATTTGATGATGCACCAAACACTTACTTATTTAATTATTCAGGTCGTTTTAGAGAGAACGAAGCATTTGCAGTTGGGTTATTTCAACAAAATTACGGGCTTATGACTGTTTTTGGCGGAGTTGCCAATTTCGCTCATAACATCGTTTTGGAAGAAGATAGTAACTTGACTTTTGGTTTAAATGCAGGGATTTATCAAAGCGGAATAAATACAGGAAAAATTATATCAGATGATTCAACGATTTTAACTGGAGATTTTCCAAAGAGTACGCTTTTAACTGTAAATCCTGGGATTAACTATGGTACTGCTTTTTTAGATTTCGGATTGGCTATTAACAATCTAGTACTTTATAATTTCGGATCTGGAATGGTAAAAGAAGATCCAGAAAGAGCCATTCAATTACATGCCATGTATACTGGATATATTGACAATTATGGATTTTTTGATAGAAGTAAATTCTCTGGATTGGTTAGAACAGAAATTAAAAAAGATAAAACAGTTATTTCTGGTCTAGGAATGCTTGCACTTCAACAAGGAGTTTGGGCACAAGTAGGCTATAATACATTATATGGAGTTTCTGCAGGACTTGGGGTTAATATTTCTCCAAGTATTGCTATAGAATACAATTACGAAAGAGGAATGGGCAATTTCTCTAATTTAGGTGGTTCGCATGAATTTGCTATTGCCTATAAATTCAAAAATAGAAATTACTATTACGGAGATGATGAGGAAGGTTCGTTGATTGATCCTTCAAAACCAAAATCGGTACCAGCTAAACCAAAGTCAGAAGCAACTCAGGTTAATAGAACTGAAATTGCTGAAAAGAATAGATTAGCTGCAGAAGCAAAAGCAAAAGCCGATGCTGAAGCAAAACAAGCAAGACTAGCAGCAGCAGAAAAAGTTAGAGCCGACGCTGAAGCTGCAGCAAAAGCAAAACTAGAAGCAGACAATAAAGCTAAAGCAGATGCTGAAGCTGTTAAAATAAGATTAGCTGCAGAGGCAAAAGCAAAAGCAGATGCCGCAGCCGCAGCGAGAGCACAAACAGCCGCAGCGAATAAAGCCGTAGCCGAAACACAAAAAACACAAGCACAACTGGCTGCTGATAAAGCTAGAGCAGATGCAGAAGAGCGTAGAATAAAACTAGCCGCTGATAATAAAGCGAGAGTTGATGCTGCGGCTGCAGCTAGAGCACAAGCTGCAGCAAACAAGTCTGGAGCAGTTGAACAAAAAACGCCAGAACAATTAGCTGCAGATAAAGCACAGGCAGATGCAGAAGCATTAAAAATAAAATTAGCTGCTGATGCCAAAGCGAAAGCCGATGCCGAAGCTTTACAAGCAAAACTGGTAGCCGCTGATAAAGCCAAAGCCGATGCCGAAGCAGCAAAAGCTAAAGCAGCCGCTGCAAATGCAGCTGCACCGACACAACAGAAAACGGCTGCACAACTTGCAATAGAAAGAGCAAGAGCAAATTCAGAAGCTGCTGCAAAAATGAGATTAGCAGCGGCTGAAAAAGTAAAAGCTGATGCAGAAGCTGCAAGACAAGCAAGATTGGCTGCGGCAGAAAAAACAAAAGCGGATGCAGAAGCTGCGAGATTAAAATTAATAGAAGATAATAAAGCTAAAGCTGATGCTGCCGAAGCAAAACGTAAAGCCGATGCAAAAGCAAAAGCTGAAGCGGCAGACATGCAGTCTATATTAGCTGCAGATGCGAAAGCGAAAGCAGACTCAGATGCACTTCAAGCAAGATTAGCAGCAGAAGCTAAAGCAAAAGCTGCTTCGGAGGTTAAAACTAAAGCTTCAATTGATGCAGCTAATAAAGCGAAAGCAGCTGCAGATGCAAAAGCCAAAGCTGCTGAAGAGGCTGCTCTTAAAGAAAAATTAGCTGCAGATGCAAAAGCAAAAGCAGACGAAGAAGCAAGACAAGCACTTATAGCCGCAGAAGCAAAAGCAAAAGCTGATGCCGAAGCGCTGAAAATAAAACAAGCTGAAGATGCACGTCAAGCACAATTGGCGGCAGAAGCAAAAGCAAAGGCAGATGCTGAAGCACTTCAGGCGAAACTTGTAGCAGATGCAAAAGCGAAAGCTGATGCCGAAGCTGCTGCAAAAGCGAAATTAGAAGCGGACGCAAAAGCAAAAGCCGATGCTGAAGCTGAAAAAGTGAGATTGGCTGCAGAAGCAAAAGCGCAAGCTGACGCTGAAGCAGAGAAAGCAAGATTAGCAGCTGATGCAAAAGCTAAAGCTGATATGGAAGCTTTGCAAGCTAAATTAATTGCTGATGCTAGGGTAAAAGCAGATGCGGAAGCAACTGCAAAAGCAAAAGCTGACGCAGAAGCAGAAAAGGCTAGATTAGCAGCAGAAGCGAAAGCAAAAGCGGATGCAGAAGCACTACAAGCTAAATTGGCAGCAGATGCGAAAGCAAAAGCAGACGCAGAAGCTCTTCAAGCAAAACTTGCTGCAGATGCAAAAGCAAAAGCGGATGCCGAAGCATTACAAGCTAAACAAGCAGCAGAAGAAAAAGCTAAAGTAGAAGAAGAAGCCCGTCAAGCTAAATTGGCAGCAGATGCGAAAGCAAAAGCAGACGCAGAAGCTCTTCAAGCTAAATTGGCAGCAGACGCAAAAGCAAAAGCGGATGCAGAAGCTCTTCAAGCGAAATTGGCTGCAGATGCAAAAGCAAAAGCGGATGCTGAAGCATTACAAGCTAAACAAGCAGCAGAAGAAAAAGCTAAAGTAGAAGAAGAAGCCCGTCAAGCTAAATTGGCAGCAGACGCGAAAGCAAAAGCAGACGCAGAAGCTCTTCAAGCGAAACTTGCTGCAGATGCAAAAGCAAAAGCCGATATGGAAGCTCTTCAGGCAAAATTATTAGCTGATGCAAAAGTAAAAGCAGACGCAGAGGCAACGGCAAAAGCGAAAGCCGATGCGGAAGCTAAAAAATTACAAGAAGAGGAAAATGCACGTCAAGCGAAATTGGCTGCGGATGCAAAAGCAAAAGCAGATGCTGAGGCATTAAAAGCACAACAAGCTGCAGAAGAAAAAGCTAGAATTGAAGAAGAAGCTCGCCAAGCTAAATTGGCAGCTGACGCAAAAGCGAAAGCAGACGCAGATGCTCTTCAAGCGAAACTAGCAGCAGATGCGAAAGCAAAAGCAGATGCTGAGGCTCTTCAAGCAAAACTAGCAGCAGATGCAAAAGCAAAAGCTGATATGGAAGCTCTTCAAGCTAAACTGTTAGCAGATGCAAAAGCAAAAGCAGATGCTGAAGCAACAGAAAAATTAAAAGCTGAAGAAGAAACAAGACTGTTAAGAGAAGAGGAGGAGCGTCAGGCAAAATTAGCAGCAGATAAAGCTAAGGCGGATGCAGCAGCAGCTGCACTAGCAGCGAAAGCGAAAGATGATACTGGAAAAGCTATTGAAAACTTGACTCAGTCTGTAGAAAGTACAAGTACAGTACAAACAGATTTATTAGCACAGTTTAAAGCAACTGTTGCGAATAAGCAAAAAGACTTGAACGATTTAAAAGAGGAAAACGATTTAAGTGAAAAAGGTATTTATAAAGAGCCAAAACCATTTAAGAGTGTAGCAGCTGAAAACAGTCAGATTGAAGCATTAAAAGTTCAGATTGCTGATGCAAATAACAGCATGAAAAATGAGATTGCGAAGCTGACAAATCTTTATAACGAAAGACTTAAAAAGTTCCCTAAAGAGGATCCTTTGAATAAAGCTTATCTTGAAAAGATAAACGAATTGAAAGCGGCTCAATTAAAAATGGAACGAGAAGGTGCAGCTTTAATTGCCGATTTAGAGCGTATTAAAACAGATACCGAAGTTGAGCGTAAACGTAGAATTAAACGTGCAGCTTATGAGAATGATGAAGGAAGATATGCCCAAGACCTTGCCGCTCTTAAACGAATAAAAGAGACAACAAAAGTAAGTAGCACGCCACTGAAAGCAAATGATTTTGATTTTGGTGAAGAGCAGTCAAACATGCAGATTATTAAAAATATTAAAAACTCTGATAGTGGATATTACTTGATTCTTGCAGTACACAGCAGTGTCGAGAAACGAGATGAGTTTTTAACGAAAGCGGTAGCTGCTGGACTTACAGATGTGAATTTCTTTTATAATGTGACAACAAGTAAATATTACATCTATTATGAAAAATACGACGGTCTACAAGAAGCCACAAAAGCTTTGGAAGCGAAAGGGAGCAAGCCATACAACGGTAGAATGGCTGTCGTAAAAATTGAGAATTAA
- a CDS encoding DoxX family protein: MNNVASILLLAFLALTFLQSGYEKIFYWKDNVAWLKEHFAKTPLKNQVPLALLHLLILELISGILCVVGGIQLFTNNGREFGFYGAIFSCICLLMMLFGQRLAKDYDGARTIVIYFIPAVMAVYWLN; encoded by the coding sequence ATGAACAATGTTGCCTCAATTTTACTTTTAGCTTTTCTAGCTTTAACTTTTTTACAATCGGGTTACGAAAAAATTTTTTATTGGAAAGATAATGTGGCTTGGCTTAAAGAACACTTTGCCAAAACCCCATTAAAAAATCAGGTACCGCTGGCTCTTTTACACTTACTAATTTTGGAATTAATTTCTGGAATTTTATGTGTTGTTGGAGGAATCCAATTATTTACAAATAATGGCAGAGAATTTGGTTTTTACGGAGCTATATTTTCATGCATCTGTTTGCTAATGATGCTTTTCGGACAAAGACTTGCAAAAGATTACGATGGTGCGAGAACCATTGTTATATATTTTATACCAGCCGTTATGGCTGTCTATTGGTTAAATTAA
- the recA gene encoding recombinase RecA, giving the protein MSSEKEAKLKALQLTLDKLDKTYGKGTVMKMGDRAIVEVETISSGSLGVDLALGVNGYPKGRIIEIYGPESSGKTTLTLHAIAEAQKAGGIAAFIDAEHAFDRNYAEKLNVDIENLIISQPDNGEQALEIAENLIRSGAIDIVVIDSVAALTPKSEIEGEMGDSKMGLHARLMSQALRKLTGTISKTNCTVFFINQLREKIGVMFGNPETTTGGNALKFYASVRLDIRRSAQIKDGENVIGNRTKVKIVKNKVAPPFKTAEFDIMYGEGVSKTGEILDLAVEFDIVKKAGSWFSYGDTKLGQGRDAVKTLIKDNPELAEELEIKIKEHIKELANA; this is encoded by the coding sequence ATGAGTTCAGAGAAAGAAGCCAAATTAAAAGCACTACAATTAACGCTTGACAAACTTGACAAAACCTACGGAAAAGGCACCGTAATGAAAATGGGCGACAGAGCCATTGTAGAAGTAGAAACGATTTCTTCTGGCTCACTAGGTGTTGACTTAGCTCTTGGAGTAAACGGATATCCGAAAGGAAGAATTATCGAAATATATGGTCCAGAATCTTCTGGAAAAACAACTTTGACGCTTCACGCTATTGCAGAAGCTCAAAAAGCAGGTGGTATTGCAGCCTTTATCGATGCCGAGCATGCATTTGATAGAAATTATGCTGAGAAATTAAATGTTGATATCGAGAACTTAATCATTTCTCAACCAGATAATGGAGAGCAAGCTTTAGAAATTGCCGAAAACCTAATTCGTTCTGGAGCTATAGACATTGTTGTAATTGACTCGGTTGCGGCTTTAACTCCAAAAAGTGAGATCGAAGGCGAAATGGGAGATTCTAAAATGGGGCTTCACGCACGTTTGATGTCTCAAGCTTTGAGAAAACTTACTGGAACTATCAGCAAAACAAATTGTACTGTTTTCTTTATCAACCAGCTTCGTGAAAAAATTGGTGTTATGTTCGGAAATCCAGAAACTACAACTGGAGGTAACGCACTTAAATTTTACGCTTCTGTTCGTTTAGATATTCGTCGTTCTGCTCAAATTAAAGACGGTGAAAACGTAATCGGAAACAGAACTAAAGTAAAAATCGTTAAAAACAAAGTGGCTCCACCATTTAAAACTGCCGAATTCGACATTATGTATGGAGAAGGAGTTTCTAAAACTGGTGAAATCTTAGACTTAGCTGTTGAATTTGATATCGTTAAAAAAGCAGGATCTTGGTTTAGCTACGGCGATACAAAATTAGGTCAAGGTCGCGATGCTGTTAAAACTTTAATTAAAGATAATCCAGAACTTGCTGAAGAACTGGAAATTAAAATTAAAGAACACATAAAAGAATTGGCAAATGCCTAA
- a CDS encoding acyl-CoA thioesterase, which produces MNPKHPSESLTILTDLVLPSETNPLNNLFGGELLARMDRAASIAARRHSRRIVVTASVNHVAFNRAISLGSVVTVEAKVSRSFKSSMEVFIDVWVEDRESGNRTKANEAIYTFVAVDDTGRPVEVPAIIPETELEIQRFDAALRRKQLSLLLAGKIKPSDATELKALFL; this is translated from the coding sequence ATGAATCCAAAACATCCTTCAGAATCCCTAACTATTTTAACTGATTTAGTTTTACCGAGCGAAACAAATCCTTTAAACAATCTTTTTGGTGGTGAATTATTAGCCAGAATGGATCGCGCCGCAAGTATTGCAGCCCGCAGGCATTCGCGCCGAATTGTAGTAACGGCTTCTGTAAATCACGTTGCCTTCAACAGAGCAATTTCGCTTGGAAGCGTTGTAACCGTAGAGGCAAAAGTTTCAAGATCATTCAAAAGTTCGATGGAAGTTTTTATAGACGTTTGGGTAGAAGACCGCGAATCTGGAAACAGAACCAAAGCCAACGAAGCAATTTACACTTTTGTAGCCGTAGACGATACAGGAAGACCCGTTGAAGTTCCTGCAATTATTCCAGAAACCGAGCTAGAAATTCAGCGATTTGATGCTGCGCTTCGTCGTAAACAATTGAGTTTATTGCTTGCTGGAAAAATAAAACCTTCTGATGCAACAGAATTAAAGGCTTTATTTTTATAG
- the sprC gene encoding gliding motility protein SprC, with the protein MIQKITLSFFKVLILFSILLFARSNAYAQTIAPQTFDGLEKLCAGNSFNEFYASFSYIDFPAGTTFVVELSDAAGNFTTPVATTLLQTVDVSATQKTIKYAVPTNLVGSDTYSLRVKSSTGVTSTRFRNSLGNTAFPAYFKPYESSFFINGKTDTAMLCAGGSLTLSVSADTPSPINISNIKYKWYKDDVLIVGQSSKDIVINSTGKYYAEIDYGQCSDVNFSSNRVNVVSSSSGSNVTINSSLGNPFCASGTGTVLTATSGNSYAWKKDGVLIAGATNRTYSTNESGLYSVEVDFGGCKATGTIDLKSNSFEASIDAEDGYKLSAGETVTITITTGAADATYEWYLNDNLIPNETTRSYVVAVKGNYKAKVSLASGCVSSKEFTFRINGESGPSSVIPNIIKLSGMNPYWNIPDEYKNANTKVMIISSNGDMVLDVVNYQGDWPQNNVDFKNVNPVYYYVIQSDTGEKKGSITVIK; encoded by the coding sequence ATGATTCAAAAAATTACTTTATCTTTTTTTAAAGTTTTAATATTATTTAGCATTTTACTATTTGCTAGATCGAATGCCTATGCCCAAACTATAGCGCCTCAAACCTTTGACGGTTTAGAAAAGCTTTGTGCTGGTAATTCTTTCAACGAGTTTTATGCTTCTTTTAGTTATATAGATTTTCCCGCAGGTACTACCTTCGTAGTTGAGCTTTCAGACGCTGCGGGAAATTTTACTACTCCTGTTGCCACAACTTTGCTTCAAACTGTTGATGTTTCTGCAACTCAAAAAACAATTAAATATGCAGTACCTACAAATTTAGTTGGTTCTGATACCTATAGTCTTAGAGTAAAAAGTTCAACAGGCGTTACGAGTACAAGATTTAGAAATTCTTTAGGAAATACTGCATTTCCTGCATACTTCAAACCATACGAATCATCTTTCTTTATCAATGGTAAGACTGATACAGCAATGTTATGTGCTGGCGGTAGTTTAACCCTTTCTGTTAGTGCTGATACTCCATCTCCAATCAATATTTCTAATATTAAATACAAATGGTACAAAGATGATGTTCTTATCGTAGGACAATCCTCTAAAGACATAGTTATTAATAGTACAGGAAAATATTATGCAGAGATTGATTATGGTCAATGTTCTGATGTTAACTTTAGTTCTAATCGTGTTAATGTTGTTTCTTCTTCTAGTGGATCTAACGTAACTATTAATTCAAGTTTAGGAAACCCGTTTTGCGCTAGTGGAACAGGAACTGTTTTAACTGCAACTTCTGGAAACAGCTATGCTTGGAAAAAGGATGGAGTCTTGATAGCTGGTGCTACTAACCGTACTTATTCTACAAACGAATCTGGATTGTATTCTGTTGAAGTCGATTTTGGCGGATGTAAAGCAACCGGAACTATCGACTTGAAAAGCAATAGTTTTGAAGCAAGCATTGATGCTGAGGATGGATATAAATTAAGTGCAGGAGAAACAGTAACGATTACCATTACTACAGGTGCGGCAGATGCAACTTATGAGTGGTATTTAAACGATAACTTAATTCCTAACGAAACGACAAGATCTTATGTTGTAGCTGTTAAAGGTAATTATAAAGCTAAGGTTTCTTTGGCATCTGGATGTGTTTCTAGTAAAGAATTTACATTTAGAATAAATGGAGAATCTGGTCCATCAAGTGTTATTCCAAACATTATCAAGTTAAGTGGTATGAATCCGTACTGGAATATTCCAGACGAATATAAAAATGCAAATACAAAGGTAATGATCATTAGTTCAAACGGAGATATGGTTCTGGATGTAGTGAATTACCAAGGCGATTGGCCTCAAAACAATGTAGATTTTAAGAATGTAAATCCCGTTTATTACTATGTCATTCAATCCGACACAGGTGAAAAAAAAGGATCAATAACTGTTATAAAATAA
- a CDS encoding ATP-binding protein, with protein MQFSQILGQDYIKSHLIKSAASGRIPHAQLFVGPEGSGTLITAIAYAQYILCSNTGDENSNGNDSCNLKFDNISHPDLHFIYPTVTTEDVKTKPKSLDFIQDWRGFIQEMPYGGLFDWYKILGVQNKQGEIRVEDAQEVLKSLSLKSYEGGYKIMIIWMADKMNIAASNKLLKLLEEPSDKTMFILISENEEDIIQTIRSRCQVIHFNGLPEKVIAEALVAQENIDSNLAKKIAHQAQGNFNKALHLLKEDDDDLPFEQWFVNWVRAAFRAKGNAAAIQDLISWSEQIAALGRESQKKFIQYCIEMFRQALMLNYQAQSLVYIEPKVDKFKLENFAPFVNGNNIHEIFKELSDAMYHIERNGNAKIILTDLSIKLTRLIHKK; from the coding sequence ATGCAATTTTCTCAAATTTTAGGTCAAGATTACATCAAAAGCCACTTGATAAAAAGTGCTGCTTCTGGTAGAATTCCTCACGCACAATTATTCGTTGGTCCAGAAGGAAGTGGCACATTAATAACCGCCATTGCCTATGCCCAATATATTTTGTGCAGCAATACTGGCGATGAAAATTCAAACGGAAACGATTCTTGCAATCTAAAGTTTGACAATATATCTCATCCCGATCTTCATTTTATTTACCCAACCGTTACAACCGAAGATGTAAAAACAAAACCCAAAAGTTTAGATTTTATCCAAGATTGGCGAGGGTTTATTCAAGAAATGCCTTATGGAGGTTTATTCGATTGGTATAAAATTCTGGGCGTTCAAAACAAACAAGGAGAAATTCGTGTAGAAGACGCACAAGAAGTTTTAAAATCGCTTTCGCTAAAGTCTTATGAAGGCGGCTATAAAATCATGATTATTTGGATGGCCGATAAAATGAATATCGCGGCATCCAATAAACTTTTGAAACTCCTAGAAGAACCATCAGACAAAACCATGTTTATTCTGATTTCTGAAAATGAAGAAGATATTATCCAAACCATACGCTCACGCTGCCAGGTAATTCACTTTAATGGACTTCCAGAAAAAGTAATCGCCGAAGCTCTCGTTGCTCAAGAAAATATAGATTCCAACTTAGCTAAAAAAATCGCGCATCAAGCTCAAGGAAATTTTAACAAAGCACTTCATTTATTAAAAGAAGACGACGACGATCTTCCATTCGAACAATGGTTTGTCAATTGGGTTCGTGCCGCTTTTAGAGCAAAAGGAAATGCAGCAGCTATTCAGGATTTAATTTCGTGGAGCGAGCAAATTGCTGCACTCGGACGCGAAAGCCAGAAAAAATTTATTCAGTATTGTATCGAAATGTTTCGACAAGCCTTAATGCTAAATTATCAAGCACAAAGTTTGGTTTACATTGAACCAAAAGTAGATAAATTTAAGTTAGAGAATTTTGCTCCTTTCGTAAACGGAAACAATATCCACGAAATTTTCAAAGAACTTTCAGATGCCATGTATCATATTGAAAGAAACGGAAATGCAAAAATAATCCTCACCGATTTATCGATCAAATTGACTCGTTTAATTCATAAAAAATAA